One window of Pseudomonadota bacterium genomic DNA carries:
- a CDS encoding NAD(P)H-hydrate dehydratase, whose protein sequence is MLAIAGTVPSEGFPLISGKISLENNHIRIGDEGVSVNRGTTALMAAAIKTAETLGQPAPCGYLVGDIGRGKGSRHLYKYLTGQLPQSNFQTLTFHYLQPIVDWHEHLQLAIDEMKERPTLIADAGFMYAAKMSGKASQYDLFTPDIGELAFLADEKAPHPFYTRGFILHDENCVPDLISRAYSHNNAARFLLVKGSQDYLANREGILETVDNPVEEALEAMGGTGDTLTGLVSALMDSGMAIKEAAVVAMKTNRLAGHYAKPTPASQVAEIIHQIPKALLEVLEKRG, encoded by the coding sequence ATGCTCGCCATAGCAGGAACAGTTCCCTCTGAAGGATTTCCCCTGATATCCGGTAAAATAAGCCTCGAAAACAACCACATCCGCATTGGTGATGAAGGCGTATCCGTCAATCGTGGGACCACGGCCCTGATGGCAGCCGCGATCAAAACCGCGGAAACGTTAGGACAGCCGGCGCCTTGTGGATATCTGGTTGGAGATATCGGCCGGGGAAAGGGAAGCCGACACCTTTATAAATATTTAACCGGGCAGTTGCCGCAATCTAACTTTCAAACCCTTACGTTTCACTATCTGCAGCCAATAGTTGACTGGCACGAACACCTGCAGCTAGCCATAGATGAAATGAAAGAAAGGCCAACGTTAATAGCTGATGCCGGATTCATGTATGCCGCCAAAATGAGCGGCAAGGCCTCACAGTATGATCTTTTTACCCCTGATATCGGTGAGTTGGCCTTTCTGGCGGATGAAAAAGCGCCCCACCCCTTTTATACCCGTGGTTTTATCCTCCATGATGAAAACTGTGTGCCTGATCTTATTTCCCGTGCATACAGCCACAATAATGCCGCCCGTTTTCTCCTGGTCAAAGGATCGCAGGATTACCTGGCCAATCGGGAAGGTATACTGGAAACCGTTGACAATCCTGTGGAGGAGGCCCTTGAAGCTATGGGAGGTACCGGTGATACTCTGACGGGTCTGGTCTCGGCCCTGATGGATTCGGGCATGGCAATCAAAGAGGCGGCAGTGGTGGCAATGAAGACAAACCGGCTGGCGGGTCATTACGCCAAGCCCACACCGGCAAGCCAGGTCGCGGAAATCATTCACCAGATACCGAAAGCGTTATTGGAAGTCCTTGAAAAAAGAGGTTAA